The following are encoded together in the Lytechinus variegatus isolate NC3 chromosome 19, Lvar_3.0, whole genome shotgun sequence genome:
- the LOC121405679 gene encoding aqualysin-1-like has protein sequence MHVFLALMFVAAATAELAPLLKNSEPIPGKYIIKLRDDFNIDETASSVRLSGGKVGNLFRHVLHGFAAELSDEVLDIVRGLRAVEYVEQDGVYRTQVTWGLDRIDQRVLSYDNAYNPRGNGSGYTVWVFDTGVHDTHNDFGGRAEQVVNYADGLNHDCNGHGTHCAGIVGSNTYGVAKGVSIKGVKVLNCLGSGSNSGVISGVDYVMAKSGSADVASMSLEGRASTALDTAVEQLIASGVPTAVAAGNRNINACFSSPARVSTAITVGATDSNDKRSSFSNYGSCLDIFAPGTSITSTWHTSNSATRTISGTSTACPHVAGAIALYGKSTSDMLANVSYNRISDVGNSSPNRLLYVGN, from the exons ATGCATGTCTTCCTAGCCCTCATGTTTGTGGCTGCTGCCACGGCCGAGCTTGCCCCTCTGCTCAAGAACTCTGAGCCCATCCCAGGAAAGTACATCATCAAGCTCCGT GACGATTTCAACATCGATGAAACTGCTTCTTCCGTTCGTCTCTCTGGTGGAAAAGTAGGTAACCTTTTCAGACACGTCCTCCACGGCTTCGCTGCCGAGCTCTCCGATGAGGTCCTCGACATT GTTCGTGGACTTCGCGCCGTTGAATACGTTGAACAGGACGGCGTCTACCGTACACAAGTCACCTGGGGTCTAGATCGTATCGACCAAAGGGTTCTCTCTTATGACAATGCCTATAATCCAAGAG GCAACGGAAGCGGATATACTGTGTGGGTATTCGATACCGGCGTCCATGATACCCACAATGACTTTGGTGGTCGTGCTGAGCAAGTGGTTAACTACGCAGATGGTTTGAAT CATGATTGTAACGGGCATGGAACCCACTGCGCAGGGATAGTTGGCTCCAATACCTATGGTGTCGCGAAGGGTGTAAGCATCAAGGGAGTCAAAGTCTTGAACTGTCTTGGATCGGGCTCCAATAGCGGTGTTATCTCAG GGGTGGATTATGTAATGGCCAAAAGCGGAAGCGCGGACGTTGCCTCAATGTCGCTGGAAGGAAGGGCCTCTACAGCTTTAGACACTGCTGTCGAGCAACTTATTGCTTCTGGGGTTCCAACCGCCGTGGCTGCTGGTAATAGAAATATCAATGCCTGCTTCTCTTCTCCTGCACGTGTTTCGACG gCAATCACAGTTGGAGCTACAGATAGCAACGACAAACGCTCTTCTTTTTCAAACTACGGTAGCTGCCTAGACATCTTTGCTCCTGGTACTTCTATCACATCTACTTGGCACACGTCTAATTCAGCAACCAGAACCATCAGTGGAACTTCGACGGCCTGTCCTCATGTTGCTG GTGCCATCGCCCTCTACGGCAAAAGCACTTCTGATATGCTTGCTAATGTTTCTTACAATAGGATTAGTGATGTAGGAAATAGTAGCCCTAATAGACTTCTCTACGTCGGAAATTGA